The proteins below come from a single Beutenbergia cavernae DSM 12333 genomic window:
- a CDS encoding AAA family ATPase: MPSWPFAAREQAQRALVGHIRSRAGSLLLSGAAGTGKTRLAREVSRSLEAAGWTVHWATAGATLRDQPLAALALLVPDFGSDPLASLRAAVAALDDLGDRSLLVVDDAHWLDDVSALVLRSAIERSGTAVLLVVRDEEHLSGDVAALAETDALTRVDVPPLRQEEVAEVLTVVLNGRVDPSTVRQMWELSAGNALFLRLLIDDAVETGGLLHQAGVWTSSVDGMQEGPALAAAVEDRIAATLDRHRADRDLAELLAFAEPVRLDVLEVLVPTSDLDGRRTEIERLEATGLVQMDAGTGPPVVRFAHPLFGEHLRARTGSLRARRLHSVIATALRRRGESDPVRLAGHLYAAGEKSEPGIFARAANAALRRLDLRLATKFAEVAFDAAPTPRTGFDLAFAASWSGEGRRADDLVPRLHELATTPAEHAAITQVAAANLAFMLKRPDEALHVLDRAAARGLGDPTADAEIRAMRCWLRSFEGDLRGARDDHRRVRDVDGLSSLGRAAALVGSIVICALQGEPLPSSLAASAPPTAVGSYGTAIERFVITEAILLHRRLSGDVRGVDELVADAASMDVRLSPFGALSRSLRGFAAHAAGAMDAAVPLLLDSLTIAEEAFTGGWEYITAITLTEARALLGDARGARESWADVERHRHPAVAMREPSGLLARTWLEVSEGRHSAARATASGAAELARDRGFGAVEVVALETMVRLGGTEVAGRLSDLAAIVCGPRAVAAAAAARAAADGDDVALRAAARLYERMGDLAVAADVEALAAVRSRATGHLGSAISSRGRALELAARCGGLDTPALRAARSGPALSVREGEVTALAARGLTNRQIAELLTLSVRTVEGHRYRAGLKLTADGRSDSQAGPR, encoded by the coding sequence ATGCCGAGCTGGCCCTTCGCAGCACGTGAGCAGGCGCAGCGAGCGCTTGTCGGACACATCCGCTCGCGCGCTGGATCGCTGCTGCTGTCCGGCGCTGCGGGCACGGGTAAGACACGTCTCGCCCGCGAGGTGTCGCGATCGCTCGAAGCGGCCGGCTGGACCGTGCACTGGGCGACGGCGGGGGCCACGCTGCGCGACCAGCCGCTCGCAGCGCTCGCGCTGCTCGTTCCGGATTTCGGGAGTGATCCCCTCGCGTCACTCAGGGCAGCCGTCGCCGCTCTCGACGACCTGGGCGACCGGAGCCTGCTCGTCGTTGACGACGCGCACTGGCTCGACGATGTCTCCGCTCTGGTCTTGCGGTCGGCGATCGAGCGGTCGGGTACCGCGGTCCTCCTCGTCGTGCGCGACGAGGAGCACTTGTCGGGTGACGTCGCGGCGCTTGCCGAGACCGACGCGCTGACCCGAGTCGACGTGCCGCCCCTGAGGCAAGAAGAAGTCGCGGAGGTTCTCACGGTGGTGCTCAACGGCCGCGTGGATCCGAGCACGGTTCGTCAGATGTGGGAACTGAGCGCGGGAAATGCGCTGTTCCTGCGGCTGCTCATCGACGATGCAGTCGAGACAGGAGGACTTCTGCACCAAGCGGGGGTGTGGACCTCGTCCGTCGACGGGATGCAGGAGGGCCCGGCCCTCGCTGCCGCTGTGGAGGATCGCATCGCCGCGACGTTGGATCGACACCGGGCTGACAGAGACCTTGCCGAGCTGCTCGCATTCGCCGAACCGGTGCGCCTGGACGTGCTGGAGGTGCTCGTCCCCACATCCGACCTCGACGGGCGGCGCACGGAGATCGAGCGGCTCGAAGCCACGGGTCTCGTTCAGATGGACGCTGGGACTGGCCCCCCGGTCGTCAGGTTCGCGCACCCCCTCTTCGGTGAGCATCTGCGCGCCAGGACCGGCTCGCTTCGAGCACGACGACTTCACAGCGTGATCGCGACCGCGCTGCGGCGCCGCGGCGAGAGCGACCCGGTGCGCCTAGCCGGTCACCTGTACGCCGCAGGCGAGAAGTCCGAGCCTGGCATCTTCGCCAGAGCAGCCAACGCGGCCTTGCGTCGTCTCGATCTCCGTCTTGCTACGAAGTTCGCCGAAGTGGCATTCGATGCTGCGCCGACCCCTCGTACGGGGTTCGACCTGGCGTTCGCAGCTTCGTGGTCTGGGGAGGGCCGACGGGCCGATGACCTCGTGCCGCGACTCCACGAGCTGGCCACCACGCCCGCGGAACACGCCGCGATCACACAGGTTGCGGCGGCGAATCTCGCCTTCATGCTGAAACGGCCCGACGAGGCCCTGCACGTCTTGGACCGCGCGGCGGCGCGAGGTCTCGGCGATCCGACGGCCGACGCCGAGATTCGCGCGATGCGGTGCTGGCTGCGCTCCTTCGAGGGTGATCTCCGTGGCGCTCGTGACGACCACCGCAGAGTGCGTGATGTCGACGGACTCTCATCGCTTGGCCGGGCTGCCGCGCTGGTCGGCTCGATAGTCATATGCGCGCTGCAGGGCGAGCCCCTGCCGTCGTCATTGGCGGCGAGCGCGCCGCCGACGGCCGTGGGCTCCTACGGAACCGCGATCGAGCGATTCGTCATCACCGAGGCGATTCTTCTGCACCGTCGGCTCAGCGGCGACGTGCGTGGCGTCGACGAGCTGGTGGCGGATGCCGCTTCCATGGACGTGAGATTGTCGCCGTTCGGGGCGCTCTCGCGCTCGTTGCGAGGATTTGCGGCGCACGCGGCCGGGGCCATGGATGCCGCTGTTCCGTTGTTGCTCGATTCACTGACCATCGCCGAAGAGGCTTTCACTGGTGGATGGGAGTACATCACAGCGATCACGCTGACCGAGGCGCGAGCGCTGCTCGGCGACGCCCGCGGTGCGCGGGAGAGCTGGGCCGACGTTGAGCGCCACCGACACCCTGCCGTGGCGATGCGCGAACCGTCCGGGCTTCTCGCTCGCACCTGGCTCGAGGTCTCCGAGGGCCGTCACTCGGCGGCTCGGGCGACGGCCTCCGGGGCCGCGGAACTCGCGCGTGACCGAGGGTTCGGAGCTGTCGAGGTCGTCGCGCTCGAGACCATGGTCCGCCTCGGCGGAACAGAGGTGGCTGGACGGTTGAGCGATCTCGCGGCGATCGTGTGCGGCCCGCGCGCGGTAGCCGCCGCCGCGGCAGCCCGGGCAGCAGCGGATGGTGATGACGTCGCCCTCCGAGCTGCTGCGCGCCTCTACGAACGCATGGGTGACCTGGCGGTCGCCGCAGACGTCGAGGCGCTCGCGGCCGTTCGGTCACGCGCGACCGGGCACCTGGGCAGTGCGATCAGCAGCCGAGGCCGAGCACTGGAACTTGCGGCGCGATGCGGCGGGCTTGATACGCCCGCCCTGCGAGCCGCCCGCAGCGGGCCCGCGCTGTCGGTGCGCGAGGGCGAGGTGACGGCGCTCGCGGCCCGCGGCCTCACCAACCGTCAGATCGCGGAGCTGCTGACGCTGTCCGTCCGGACGGTCGAGGGGCATCGGTACCGCGCCGGCCTCAAGCTCACCGCTGACGGGAGGTCGGACTCTCAGGCTGGGCCGAGGTGA
- the secA gene encoding preprotein translocase subunit SecA: MPSILDKVLRMGEGRILKKLTGIVAQVNAHEDTVREFTDAELREETDVFKARLADGETLEAILPEAFATVREAARRTLGQRPHDVQVMGGAALHLGNIAEMKTGEGKTLAATLPAYLNALSGDGVHVVTVNDYLAQYQSDLMGRVYRFLGLTTGCILSGQKPEERRRHYAADITYGTNNELGFDYLRDNMAWSSGELVQRGHNFVIVDEVDSILIDEARTPLIISGPASGDANKWYAEFARVARRLTRESDYEVDEKKRNVGVLEPGIEKVEDYLGIDNLYESLNTPLIGFLNNAIKAKELFKRDKDYVVLKGEVLIVDEHTGRILAGRRYNEGMHQAIEAKEGVAIKAENQTLATITLQNYFRLYGKLAGMTGTAMTEAAEFQGTYKVGVVPIPTNMPMARLDKPDLVFKNEDGKFDAVVEDIVERHAAGQPVLVGTTSVEKSELLSTKLKRQGVPHEVLNAKQHAREASIVAMAGRKGAVTVATNMAGRGTDIMLGGNAEHLAIATLAEQGLDPNETPEEYEAAWPDALEEATTSVAAEHDEVVDLGGLYVLGTERHESRRIDNQLRGRSGRQGDPGESRFYLSMGDDLMRLFNSGLAERFMGSSAYPDDMPLESKLVTRGIASAQGQVEARNFEIRKNVLKYDDVLSRQRAVIYTDRRRVLEGEDLAEQVQGFLTDVVTAYIESATQAGAPESWDLDELWTALKAVYPISITPEEVVSEAGNATRVTPEMLTREILSDAEHAYARREEELTPDVMRQLERRVVLAVLDRKWREHLYEMDYLKEGIGLRAMAQRDPLVEYQREGFQLFSAMRDAIKEEAVGYLFNLEVKRPEPAESAEESTDGAPVVPAVPTGSDGEPLAPEQEAVPAGEPERPAKRRPAARVATRPAAEVDPLGLDTPERPAALQYSAPSSDGGSSFSEGRVVRSEGGTSGGSARPAAGASSGGGGGGANREARRRAAKAAKKRR; encoded by the coding sequence GTGCCTTCGATCCTCGACAAGGTCCTCCGCATGGGGGAGGGCCGGATCCTCAAGAAGCTCACCGGCATCGTGGCTCAGGTGAACGCGCACGAGGACACGGTCCGAGAGTTCACCGACGCGGAGCTGCGCGAGGAGACGGACGTCTTCAAGGCGCGCCTGGCCGACGGCGAGACGCTCGAGGCGATCCTCCCGGAGGCGTTCGCCACGGTGCGCGAGGCGGCCCGCCGCACGCTGGGGCAGCGCCCGCACGACGTGCAGGTCATGGGCGGCGCGGCGCTCCACCTCGGAAACATCGCGGAGATGAAGACCGGTGAGGGCAAGACGCTCGCCGCCACGCTCCCGGCCTACCTCAACGCGCTCAGCGGCGACGGCGTCCACGTGGTCACGGTCAACGACTACCTGGCCCAGTACCAGAGCGACCTCATGGGCCGCGTCTACCGCTTCCTCGGACTGACGACCGGCTGCATCCTGTCGGGGCAGAAGCCGGAGGAGCGGCGTCGGCACTACGCCGCGGACATCACGTACGGCACGAACAACGAGCTGGGCTTCGACTACCTGCGCGACAACATGGCGTGGTCGTCGGGCGAGCTCGTGCAGCGCGGCCACAACTTCGTCATTGTCGACGAGGTGGACTCGATCCTCATCGACGAGGCCCGCACGCCCCTCATCATCTCCGGGCCCGCCTCCGGCGACGCGAACAAGTGGTACGCGGAGTTCGCCCGCGTCGCGCGTCGGCTGACGCGCGAGAGCGACTACGAGGTGGACGAGAAGAAGCGCAACGTCGGCGTGCTCGAGCCGGGCATCGAGAAGGTCGAGGACTACCTCGGCATCGACAACCTGTACGAGTCGCTCAACACCCCGCTCATCGGGTTCCTCAACAACGCCATCAAGGCGAAGGAGCTGTTCAAGCGGGACAAGGACTACGTCGTCCTCAAGGGCGAGGTGCTCATCGTGGACGAGCACACCGGGCGCATCCTGGCGGGCCGCCGCTACAACGAGGGGATGCACCAGGCGATCGAGGCCAAGGAAGGCGTGGCGATCAAGGCGGAGAACCAGACGCTCGCCACGATCACGCTGCAGAACTACTTCCGCCTCTACGGCAAGCTCGCCGGGATGACCGGTACCGCCATGACGGAAGCGGCCGAGTTCCAGGGGACCTACAAGGTGGGCGTCGTCCCCATCCCGACGAACATGCCGATGGCGCGCCTCGACAAGCCGGACCTCGTGTTCAAGAACGAGGACGGCAAGTTCGACGCCGTCGTCGAGGACATCGTGGAGCGCCACGCGGCTGGGCAGCCCGTGCTCGTGGGCACGACGAGCGTCGAGAAGTCGGAGCTGCTGAGCACGAAGCTCAAGCGCCAGGGCGTGCCGCACGAGGTGCTGAACGCGAAGCAGCACGCGCGGGAGGCGTCGATCGTCGCGATGGCGGGTCGGAAGGGCGCCGTCACCGTGGCGACGAACATGGCCGGCCGTGGGACGGACATCATGCTCGGCGGGAACGCGGAACACCTGGCCATCGCCACTCTCGCGGAGCAGGGTCTGGACCCGAACGAGACGCCCGAGGAGTACGAGGCCGCCTGGCCGGACGCTCTGGAGGAGGCGACGACGTCGGTCGCCGCGGAGCACGACGAGGTCGTCGATCTCGGCGGGCTGTACGTGCTGGGCACGGAGCGGCACGAGTCGCGACGGATCGACAACCAGCTGCGCGGCCGGTCCGGGCGTCAGGGCGACCCGGGGGAGTCGCGCTTCTACCTGTCGATGGGGGACGACCTCATGCGGCTGTTCAACTCAGGACTCGCGGAGCGGTTCATGGGTTCCTCTGCCTACCCCGACGACATGCCTCTCGAGTCGAAGCTCGTGACCCGCGGCATCGCGAGCGCGCAGGGCCAGGTCGAGGCGCGCAACTTCGAGATCCGGAAGAACGTGCTCAAGTACGACGACGTCCTGTCGCGGCAGCGCGCCGTCATCTACACGGACCGACGCCGCGTGCTCGAGGGTGAGGACCTCGCCGAGCAGGTGCAGGGCTTCCTCACGGATGTCGTCACCGCGTACATCGAGTCCGCCACGCAGGCGGGCGCACCGGAGTCGTGGGACCTGGACGAGCTCTGGACGGCGCTCAAGGCCGTGTACCCGATCTCGATCACGCCCGAGGAGGTGGTGTCCGAGGCCGGCAACGCCACGCGCGTGACGCCGGAGATGCTCACGCGGGAGATCCTGTCGGACGCCGAGCATGCGTACGCGCGGCGCGAGGAAGAGCTCACGCCGGACGTGATGCGCCAGCTCGAGCGGCGCGTCGTCCTCGCGGTGCTGGACCGCAAGTGGCGCGAGCACCTCTACGAGATGGACTACCTCAAGGAGGGCATCGGCCTCCGGGCGATGGCCCAGCGCGATCCCCTGGTCGAGTACCAGCGGGAGGGCTTCCAGCTCTTCTCCGCGATGCGCGACGCGATCAAGGAGGAAGCGGTCGGCTACCTCTTCAACCTCGAGGTGAAGCGTCCGGAGCCGGCAGAGAGCGCCGAGGAGAGCACCGACGGTGCGCCGGTGGTTCCCGCCGTCCCGACGGGCTCCGACGGCGAACCGCTGGCACCCGAGCAGGAGGCGGTCCCGGCGGGCGAGCCGGAGCGGCCCGCGAAGCGCCGGCCGGCGGCGCGCGTGGCGACACGACCCGCGGCCGAGGTGGACCCGCTCGGGCTCGACACGCCTGAGCGACCGGCCGCGCTGCAGTACTCGGCGCCGTCGTCCGACGGGGGCAGCTCGTTCAGCGAGGGTCGGGTGGTGCGCAGCGAGGGCGGCACGTCCGGCGGTTCCGCACGTCCGGCGGCGGGCGCCTCCTCCGGCGGGGGCGGCGGCGGCGCGAACCGCGAGGCCCGCCGTCGCGCGGCGAAGGCGGCCAAGAAGCGCCGCTGA
- a CDS encoding winged helix-turn-helix domain-containing protein codes for MTSTSTPVPAPRREVLTLAQARRSAIAAQGLARARPAGSVTMGHLQRLVDRIGLLQIDSVNVIARAHLLPIYSRLGPYDTALLQRASSVSPRRLVEYWAHEASFVPPETYQLLRWRMTANAASHWAVSFSASHSDVLDAVRDLVADSGPLTAREAHDRLDHSTPVQREEWGWNWTIAKRALEHLFFVGELTSAGRTTQFERRYDLTERVLPPAVLAEPVPDTATAQRELVRIAASALGVASLRCLRDYFRMPAEATQRAVTELVDAGELHAVTVRDWGPAYVHEAAAHPRRVRARALLAPFDPLVFERARLEALFGMHYRIEIYTPAHKRVHGYYVLPFLLGDAMAARVDLKADRASGRLLVRAAFAEDGAPADTAEELAAELGELATWLGLSDVVIDDAARGDLLAGLAPLLPRT; via the coding sequence GTGACGTCGACCAGCACGCCCGTTCCCGCGCCCCGACGCGAGGTGCTGACGCTCGCGCAGGCACGCCGCAGCGCGATCGCAGCCCAGGGGTTGGCCCGTGCGCGGCCGGCGGGTTCGGTGACCATGGGTCACCTGCAGCGGCTCGTGGACCGTATCGGCCTGCTCCAGATCGACTCGGTCAACGTGATCGCCCGGGCGCACCTCCTGCCGATCTACTCGCGGCTCGGCCCGTACGACACGGCGCTGCTGCAGCGGGCCAGCAGCGTCTCGCCGCGCCGGCTGGTCGAGTATTGGGCGCACGAGGCGTCGTTCGTCCCGCCGGAGACGTACCAGCTCCTGCGCTGGCGGATGACGGCGAACGCCGCGAGTCACTGGGCCGTGTCGTTCTCGGCGTCCCACTCCGACGTCCTCGACGCGGTCCGTGATCTCGTCGCTGACTCCGGCCCGCTCACGGCACGCGAGGCGCACGATCGGCTCGACCACTCGACCCCCGTCCAGCGCGAGGAGTGGGGGTGGAACTGGACGATCGCGAAGCGCGCGCTCGAGCACCTGTTCTTCGTCGGGGAGCTGACGTCGGCCGGGAGAACGACGCAGTTCGAGCGTCGCTACGACCTGACGGAGCGCGTGCTGCCGCCGGCCGTCCTGGCCGAGCCGGTCCCGGACACGGCCACGGCGCAGCGCGAGCTCGTCCGGATCGCCGCCTCGGCGCTGGGCGTCGCCTCCCTGCGGTGCCTGCGCGACTACTTCCGCATGCCCGCCGAGGCAACGCAGCGGGCCGTGACCGAGCTCGTCGACGCCGGTGAGCTCCATGCGGTGACCGTGCGCGACTGGGGGCCGGCGTACGTCCACGAGGCGGCGGCCCACCCGCGCCGGGTCCGCGCCCGCGCGCTGCTCGCGCCGTTCGACCCGCTCGTGTTCGAGCGCGCACGGCTCGAGGCGCTGTTCGGCATGCACTACCGCATCGAGATCTACACGCCCGCCCACAAGAGGGTGCACGGCTACTACGTCCTGCCGTTCCTGCTCGGCGACGCGATGGCCGCGCGTGTCGACCTCAAGGCGGACCGCGCGTCGGGCCGTCTCCTGGTGCGCGCGGCGTTCGCCGAAGATGGCGCGCCCGCCGACACCGCGGAGGAGCTCGCCGCCGAGCTCGGCGAGCTGGCCACCTGGCTCGGTCTCTCGGACGTCGTGATCGACGACGCCGCACGTGGAGACCTCCTGGCGGGTCTGGCGCCGCTGCTCCCTCGCACCTGA
- a CDS encoding ATP-binding protein: MSIVRPDALDYLSGLTLDPTMLPPDSAWPLVPLTSRRLIRIRGVGVTPLPTGSPPSTALGSEALLAGLAAEGVPVAFQVRGLPDGVSIDIGTWDGPRLHPDRAEGLLVSLLESTYAAVTSEPGPLDPLGVSDGTTGAIVVGVPHGAVEREEAPWDRLARALRGLRYVALVLAEPVPRETVTRYRDSAYEDLRLALAAQHQRSDQPLTQAYVDRLTALVQMLDRAVATGAWRTGTYLLAPWLTLPRVTAAWQGVLAGVDKQIAPLRSFATEKAGDLAAGWSLPNTPGPPGPRAWSQPYLHQTLLDSRALASVVHLPRRETSGFTVRPAPSFGAMRATPAQDRLVPVGAILADGRPTGDQYVIGVDDLSRHVFVAGLTGSGKTHTVKHVLAELAALDVPFLVIEPAKTEYRDLLGRGQLAERLRVYTPGRENVAPLRLNPFEVPPGTDVSTHLDLLKAVFQASMAMWVPLPHVLEQCLVELYTEHGWDFTTGRRDGGAPATGSDVPTLGELVAAVQRTVPQLGYKGETAQDITGSLVTRLSALRRGTRGLMFDVERSVPTSDLLAHPTIVELEGLGDDGDKAFAMGLLLIRLYEHRRAEAAATLAQAARQGDPPPARRGLEHLVVVEEAHRLLAKSEGGSEYRADPQGAFADTFSQMLSEIRAYGQGIVIADQVPVRLAPDVVKNTNLKVVHRLVAGDDRDVMAAAMAMSPAQSEHLAVLGMGRAAVFSEGDHTPVIVAVAPPSTIGPPGRSIDDNAVASVMSERAPDLRRASVCDGVCSGAAECLEVRRLGERPDARLLAGRVLATATVHPSGLDVVWPDVVAYVGAGAPSDVNLAHRVHAFAWHALRTAVSRRALQGRWPADDVDVLWSHLRQALAERATARGQWQEATTAREQVVAVGTRLQSRTSDPLPLCREVCKDSTCRFRDPLLDVLTHPSFQDHAARAAAVTGSDLIEVASAVSHQVLDLEGGDLPQDTPALVSAGWSALACAGQIMRCRGPRAKQGARAVAEGLLERNWELSIDALDGQQVPTSTGGTT; this comes from the coding sequence GTGTCCATCGTCCGTCCGGACGCTCTGGACTACCTGTCCGGCTTGACGCTCGATCCGACGATGCTGCCCCCCGACAGCGCCTGGCCGCTGGTCCCGCTCACGTCTCGTCGGCTCATCCGGATACGGGGCGTCGGCGTGACCCCGCTCCCGACGGGTTCCCCGCCGTCGACCGCTCTCGGGAGCGAGGCTCTGCTCGCGGGACTCGCCGCGGAGGGCGTTCCGGTGGCCTTCCAGGTGCGCGGCCTTCCGGACGGGGTCTCGATCGACATCGGGACGTGGGACGGTCCCCGACTCCACCCGGACCGTGCGGAAGGGCTCCTGGTGTCCCTTCTCGAGAGCACCTACGCCGCGGTGACCTCCGAGCCAGGCCCGCTCGACCCGCTGGGCGTCTCGGACGGGACGACAGGGGCCATCGTCGTCGGCGTGCCGCACGGCGCCGTCGAACGCGAGGAGGCGCCCTGGGATCGTCTCGCCCGCGCTCTGCGTGGACTGCGGTACGTGGCGCTCGTCCTTGCGGAGCCGGTCCCTCGAGAGACGGTCACCCGGTACCGCGACTCCGCGTACGAGGACCTCCGCCTCGCTCTCGCGGCACAGCACCAGCGCTCTGACCAGCCACTGACACAGGCATACGTGGACAGGCTCACGGCCCTCGTCCAGATGCTCGACCGGGCGGTGGCGACCGGGGCGTGGCGGACTGGCACCTACCTCCTCGCACCGTGGCTGACGCTCCCGCGCGTCACAGCGGCGTGGCAAGGCGTGCTGGCAGGAGTCGACAAGCAGATCGCGCCGCTACGCTCGTTCGCGACGGAGAAGGCAGGGGACCTCGCGGCCGGGTGGTCCCTCCCGAACACGCCCGGTCCGCCGGGTCCGCGCGCCTGGAGTCAGCCGTATCTGCACCAGACGCTCCTCGACTCTCGCGCCCTCGCCTCGGTCGTGCACCTCCCGCGTCGGGAGACATCCGGATTCACGGTTCGTCCGGCACCCTCGTTCGGCGCGATGCGCGCGACGCCGGCTCAGGACCGCCTGGTGCCCGTCGGCGCGATCCTCGCGGACGGGCGTCCCACCGGGGACCAGTACGTGATCGGCGTCGACGACCTCTCACGCCACGTGTTCGTCGCTGGCCTCACGGGCTCGGGAAAGACGCACACCGTGAAGCATGTTCTTGCGGAGCTCGCCGCGCTCGACGTGCCCTTCCTCGTGATCGAGCCCGCGAAGACGGAGTACCGGGATCTCCTCGGTCGTGGCCAGCTCGCCGAGCGACTCCGGGTGTACACGCCCGGACGCGAGAACGTCGCGCCGCTGCGCCTCAACCCGTTCGAGGTTCCACCCGGAACCGACGTCTCCACCCACCTCGACCTCCTCAAGGCTGTTTTCCAGGCCAGCATGGCGATGTGGGTCCCGCTCCCCCACGTGCTGGAGCAATGCCTCGTCGAGCTGTACACCGAGCACGGCTGGGACTTCACGACTGGACGGCGCGACGGCGGAGCTCCGGCCACCGGGTCGGACGTGCCGACTCTGGGAGAGCTGGTCGCCGCGGTTCAGCGCACCGTGCCCCAGCTCGGCTACAAGGGCGAGACGGCGCAGGACATCACGGGCTCCTTGGTCACGCGGCTCTCCGCCCTGCGTCGGGGCACCCGCGGCCTGATGTTCGACGTCGAGCGTTCGGTACCGACGAGCGATCTCCTCGCCCACCCGACGATCGTGGAGCTCGAAGGGCTGGGAGACGACGGCGACAAGGCGTTCGCGATGGGCCTGCTGCTCATCCGGCTCTACGAGCACCGCCGCGCCGAGGCGGCCGCCACGCTCGCGCAGGCTGCGCGGCAGGGCGACCCGCCGCCTGCCCGCCGGGGCCTCGAGCACCTCGTGGTCGTCGAGGAGGCGCACCGCCTGCTCGCGAAGTCCGAGGGCGGCAGCGAGTACCGAGCCGATCCGCAGGGCGCGTTCGCGGACACGTTCTCGCAGATGCTCTCGGAGATCCGCGCCTACGGCCAGGGCATCGTCATCGCGGACCAGGTTCCGGTCAGGCTCGCGCCGGACGTGGTGAAGAACACGAACCTCAAGGTCGTGCACCGCCTCGTCGCCGGTGACGACCGGGACGTCATGGCCGCCGCGATGGCGATGAGCCCCGCCCAGTCCGAGCATCTTGCCGTCCTCGGCATGGGACGCGCCGCCGTCTTCAGCGAGGGTGATCACACGCCGGTGATCGTGGCCGTGGCACCGCCGTCGACCATCGGACCGCCCGGCCGATCGATCGACGACAACGCGGTCGCCTCCGTCATGAGCGAACGCGCACCCGACCTCCGGCGCGCATCGGTGTGCGACGGAGTGTGCAGCGGCGCCGCAGAGTGCCTCGAGGTTCGGCGACTCGGTGAGCGTCCCGATGCCCGACTCCTGGCCGGACGGGTCCTCGCCACCGCCACGGTGCATCCGTCCGGCCTCGATGTGGTCTGGCCGGACGTCGTCGCGTACGTCGGAGCGGGCGCTCCTAGCGACGTGAATCTCGCACATCGGGTGCACGCGTTCGCCTGGCACGCGTTGAGAACGGCGGTCTCCAGGAGGGCGCTGCAGGGTCGGTGGCCGGCCGACGACGTAGACGTCCTCTGGTCCCACCTGCGTCAGGCTCTCGCCGAGCGGGCGACCGCCCGCGGCCAGTGGCAGGAGGCGACCACGGCGCGCGAGCAGGTCGTCGCCGTCGGAACCCGGCTGCAGAGCCGCACGAGCGATCCCCTCCCGCTGTGCCGCGAGGTCTGCAAGGACAGCACGTGTCGCTTCCGCGACCCGCTCCTCGACGTGCTCACCCATCCGTCCTTCCAGGATCACGCGGCGAGAGCTGCGGCGGTCACGGGATCGGACCTCATTGAGGTCGCGTCCGCGGTCTCCCACCAGGTGCTTGACCTCGAGGGCGGCGACCTGCCCCAGGACACGCCAGCGTTGGTCAGCGCCGGCTGGAGCGCGCTGGCGTGCGCCGGCCAGATCATGCGTTGCCGCGGGCCACGGGCCAAACAGGGCGCACGTGCCGTCGCTGAGGGCCTTCTCGAGCGCAACTGGGAGCTGAGCATCGACGCTCTCGACGGACAGCAGGTACCGACGAGCACGGGAGGAACGACATGA